ATTTTAGTGTTTTGTTTTGTCTATCCTTTCGAACAGAATGACCCCTTTTTTAAATTTGTTTTTGCTAAGCGTGGCAACGATTTTTCGTGTCTGACACTTGGCACCTTTTTTTTTCCTGTTTCTTATATGTGCAGTGAGGCGACAGCTGGTGGACGAGCAGTTACGAAGAAACAAGCACCAACGCCCACCCGTGTTTCTGTTTGATTGAACAAGGGTGCCCCTATTGCTGGTGACACGCCTTCCACTAGGTCATCTCCTCGTACGTCGACGTCCAACACCGATGATCCTGTCGTGTTGCCGGATTTGAGGAAGACAGTCAAGAAGTAGGTTATCCCTGTTCCTTTTCATCGCCATATTGCTATATTTTTGCTTTTCAATGTAGCTGTTTCAGCTTGCCACATGTGCTTCTGCCATGAGTCCCACATTTTTTGCAATTGCTGTTTCTCCCATGCTCTATTTTCTTTGTACTACATGGCAACTCCTGCTTGTTTTTGCATGGCAACTGCTAACTAGTCAAGATGGCAACTCTTATTCCACCTACATGGCAACTACCAGCTTTTCCATCTGTTTGTGCACTCATCCACACCTAGTTTTGAAATGGCATTCCTGGCACATCACCCATTTCTTACATTTTTTAAGATGTCTACCATGGCAACTGCTGCTTGTTACGCATGGCAACTGCTAACTGGTCCACATGGAAACTCTTATTCCACCTACATGGCAACTATCATTTGTTCATCTAACAATGTTCGTGTGTTTTTTTTCAGGGTGAAGAAGACTACCACACGCGTGACGAAGCAGAACCCCAGAGACCCACTCGAACGCATACACTCAAAGCTGTCGACAGGTGGCAACTCAGACGTTCATGAGGCGCCAGTGGACAAACCTGCTGCTGTAGCATCCACTGTTCCCACTAGCTCTGATGCAAGCGGCCGAGCATCTCCGCCGGTTGCAGATGTGCAGGCTACGACAGCAGGCATCCGTACATCTGGGAGTGACGAGTCGGTATCTGCCAGGACTGCTGAAATATTGCCCACTCTGCTAGAATGAAGGATGCTGCGGTGAGCCATGCCCCCCCGATCAGCAAGTGTTGAAGTGGACGCCCCTGAGATCAACCTAAGCAAGGAAGATTCCCGCTCATCTGACACGGATTCCAAGCGTGTGGGTGGTGGCACTTCTTCGTCCATGAAAGAAGGGGCTGAGGCGACAGTTCATAATGATATGCCATCCATAGGTGAGACTCTTGGCACAACAGCTCCAGCTTCTGGTGCTCCAGAGGTTGCCAAGGTGACCGTTGCGCGAGCTGGTCTTCCACCTAGGCGTCGTAGCCCCCGCGACCAATCTACAGACATACCCAACGCGCCGGCTGTAGCTAGGAGCAGCAGAGATGACTCTGGTTATGTGCCTGCGTCCACACTGTTCCCACCACCTGCCAGAAGCAATGTTATGGAGAGAACGGAAGACCGGAGTACAACCGACCCAGGTGGCAAGCCGGGCACGACTGACGGAGGTGAACGTGCGGAGCAGACTACGTCTTTACCCGCAGTGGATAACCCCAGCTTAAATCTGCGCACTTCTAAGCTCACAGTCAACATCGGTGTCCCCTACAGCCCAAACAAGAAGATTGTCAAGAAAGCTGCGACTGATACCGCTTACAGCATGCCCCGCCCTACGAATAAGCCCGATGATTCTGCAGCGGCCGATGCAGAAATGTTTGTTGATCTTTCACCCTTGGATTCTGCCCAGCAAGTTGTTCGCGGTCCGGCCAGTAGGCAGGAGAGGCACCCAATGGCCTTCACCCCACCGAGTTGTAGCCTTGGCATCGATCGCAGTCAAGATGAACCAGCGGTGCAAGATCCTTCACCAGTTGCCTTTGCTTTCCCGGCAGGCATGGCCCCAATGATGGCGCAGCCAATGGTCGAGGGCAGGAAGGCTGTGAAGTTCGCAGAGCCGGTTGTGCAAGGTACATTTCTTATGCGTTTATCATATTCGTGTATACATCTTTTTTAGTATGACTTTTGTCCCTAGTATTTTTTTTGGGTTCTCACTTTTTGTGATGGCAAATGTTATCTGATGGACATGGCAACTGGATTTATATGATAAACGCATGCTGTCACCTACATTTTTCTATCGCCATGCTGCATTTTCCATTCTGCAagcacatggcaactgcagttgatagatcatggcaactgtagttgttgTCACATGGCAACTACAATGCATTGCACATCGCAACTGGAGTTGCCTGCACATGGCAACTCCCTACTTTCTGTGCCTACATTTCATATTTCTGCAACCTTCATTTTCAAACTAGATTTGTTTTGTTTTCTAGGTATCCTAACCCACCTTTTTGATCCTTGCAGCCACCCCTGAGGAGATTACGCCGTCACTTGATGAAGCTTACCGCAGGATTGAGGAGGCAGCATTGCAGAGGAGGTCCTCACGAGGTCAGGGCTAATCAAGTTCCAACGCGCCTGCTGAGTCCGTATCTGAGGATACCATTAGAAGTGCCACCCCTGGTTCTGTGAGGCAGCGTAGGGTAGTTCACGCGCCACCCGTGGATGATTATGAGCCGGAAGTCAAGGCCACAAAGGATCAGAACCAGCTGTACGATATTGTCAAGTGCTTTGGAAATGCGAGGTCCAACAGCAAGCACATGAAGGAGCTGAAAGCGTAATGACCACACCCATATAAACCTCTCATTTGCTTTGCTCTTTTTACTTTTCATCCTTTTTGATATTTCTAGAATATGCTCCGTTTACGttttatttcctttttcactTAGTAGACATGATTCTTTCATGTTATATCATTTTCATACAGCTCATGTTTGGACAGAACCAAGATCATACAATGTGATGCGACGTACGTCGACCTGGGTGATCTTGCCGAGTCTGTGAGGCCACTCGGTAAAATATCGAAGAATGTAGTTGCATGTGGGATTGACTTCATCAACAGGCATATGGATATGTCTCCCGACAAAACAATCATGCAGTACACTGTGACGTGCAAAATATGGGATGGTGACTTCCACCACAAAATCCTGAGGAAGCATTTTGCTGCGCATGGTGATTTCAAGCTCACAATGAAGAAATGTGTGAGTACTCCTTTCGTTTTTTGCACATTTTTTTCCTCCCATGTTATTTTTTTTGCCAGTAGCTATGCTTCAGATGTGGGCTACACCCTGATTTGTGACAGCTGTTTCATGTGGCAACAGCTGCCATGTAAAATGACTTCTGATTTGCTTTTCCTAATACAACCTATGTGGCAACTTCAAACTAAAATACATGGCAACTTTGTTCGTACATGGACGGCAACTTCTTTTAATTACCCACTACAACTAAACATTATACGTTTGTCCACTTTTTCTTTGGCCCCTTGGTGCTTTCGTAGTCACTCATGTGCCTGTTAGTGTAACCGGTGATATCTTTACATGTCATTTTCCCAACTTCATCATTTCTGTTCTTAATGTGAGCTCTGCTTCTTTTTCTTTCCTTCATTTTTGTTTGCAGGTCTTGTTCCCCATGTTCCAGGAGCTTGCACCACACGACCCACACAAAAAGTGTGGTCACCACTATGCGATCTGCCTTGACCTGAAGAACCAATGTTTTGAGGTGCTTGATTCAATGCGTTCAGAAGCTGATGCAGACCTTACTTCGCATGCTGaatacttcatcaacaacctcaaaGAGACATGGAACCATCACTATGAAAACTCAAAGGTCCAGATCAGACATTTTCCAATTGAGTACGTGGCGACTACGAAGCAAGGAAACCGGTATTTTCCCATCTTTTCCTCATGTGTCCTCCAAACCAATGCtcgccctctcttttttgtcACCTCTGAATCGAAGTTTATGATTTTTTCTATATGTTCTTGTGAGTTAACCTGACTCTTTTTCTTGTTTAGGCACGACTGCGGCTTCCACATGTTGGAATACCTTGCAAAGTGGGAAGGTCGACGGGTTCCTGTCATCACAGCTGGAATGGTCGTCGAGCTCCGCAAAATTTACACATGGAACTAGTTGATGAACGAAGATTTCAACACGCGGTCCAACGCACGTGAGTTCATAGAGGAAGCTGTGAAGAAAGCCACCAAGAAGTACAAGTGATCACGTGGTGCTCCTGACCGAACGCCTACCTTACATTCTGTTGCCGAGGAATGTAAGGTATTACCTTGTCTTTTTTTCAAAACTATGTCCGTGTAATATGCTACGACTGCATCTCCCCGTACCCTAGTAGACAGTGGTGGCGTGTGAGTGACATTTGAATCGTTTGTAATATATGTGTGGATGTGAACCTACTTAGGTTTGGCAGCAGATACGTTCATGTGTTTTTCAGTATTATTATGTGCTTGTGGGTTGGTAGTACCAGCATGGTGTTTTGAATGCGTCCTTGATGTCTGAAAACATGGCAAATGTAGTAGATCAGTCATGGTTAGTGAAAGTTATCGTTCTTTCTTGTTTGGCTTTTTCGGTTTTTTTGCACTGCTAACTGTACCGGCTAGCATGGTAGTTTGATCATAGAGCAGTAACCTGTGCGGTTGCTGCACGAGACCGTTTCAGCTTGTTTCACATAGTTTGCACGAGAATACAATATGTGTGACTAAAATGCGCTGACTGAACGTGGAAATATACGCGGTGAAGATTCAGTACAACTAACATGGCATGTTTAGTACAACTAACATGGCAGATTCAGTAAAAAATAAGATGGCAAATTCAGTAAAAATAATATAGCAAATTGAGTAGAAATGGCATGGCAGATTCAGTAGAAATTGCATGGCAGATTCAGTTCAAAGTAACATGGCAAATTCAGTGCCATACACGTGGCAACTGCAGCTATTCCTTCATGGCATTTTTACTTCAGATTCTGATGCACCTGAAGAGTCATTCTCCAGCTTTTACAAAATTTAGAACATCTAGATTACAAAAAAAATATCACCATGGAACCAAGTCAAAGTGCTCCAACGTTGTTTACGGATTGTCCGTCCCTTTCTTTGGTTTCTTATGTTTTGCTTGAATCTCCAATCCCGATTTGTATCTTATCTCTTTTGGACGCCCTTTTGTGATGGAACGGGGCGGGTTCCTAACCTGTGTTTGTGTGCTGGCTGTTCCAGATCCTACCTCCGAGTTTTCAGATGATGGCCCTGTGGGCGAAGTCACACTTGCTGTGCGGGGGAACCTGTGTAAGGCTTCCTCAGGTTTCCTCTTCTTGATCTCATCAAGCTCTCTTTTGAGGGCCTTCCTGTGTTTTTCTGCGACCTTTGCTGTCTCATCACTCTTGCACGCTTCATCAATTAGTTCAGCATAGTTCTTTGTCAACACAACGTGCCTCACGGCTTCCATGGTTGACTCTGGTCTCTCGTCATGCACGGCCAAAACTGCGTTTGATGTTTGCGGCGCCAATGCGTCGTCAGCATCCCAAGTCCATCACCGCCTTATGAAATGGCGGGGCATTCGTGTCACCGCGTTCAAGTCCATTACTTTTAGAATGTGACAGCACACAATCCCGTCCCGCTCGAATTTGCAGCATTGGCAGTAGTATTCGCCTTCGCTTATCGATGCCTTCACAAAGTATTTCCTTCCCTTGTCTGGTTCTTCAGGTTCTGAATCCGACATGCCCATGATAGAACACACCTTGAACGTATGTTCGTCCACCTAGAAAGCCGTGTACTTGTTGGCACGCTTTATTTCTTCCTGGAATCTGCAAGTTTTGTGTGGTTTTTGTTAAACTCTTGTGTGAAGTTTTTTGTAGCACCCTTTTGTTTGTTGTGGCCAAGGGAATTACAATTCGTTcaaacatggcaactacagttaattaaacatggcaactgcagttgagtaaacatggcaactgtagttcattaaacatggcaactgcattTCATTTAAACATGGCAACTACATAACAACTTCAATTTGGCATTTGCATTCCATACCATCATGGCCATTGGAATTTACAtttcattaaacatggcaactgcagttcatcaaacatggcaactgcggttcatcaaacatggcaactgcagttcatcaaacatggcaactgcagttgagtaaACGTGGTAAACTGCAGCtcattaagcatggcaaattGTAGTTCATTAAGCACGGCAACTACATATCATGTTTACTCTATACCTAATGGCTACTTTTCAACACAATCATCATTTTCAAATAAGCATTTCAACTGCATTGCATTCTACATGGCACCTGGTACCTTCATGATTTGCGGAAATAATATTGTAACACAACTGACTTACTTGTTAAAAATCATGTTGGTGTATATCTTGCTCATCTGCCTCTCCATTGGTAAATACGTTAGATTTTTTGGCAGCTTGAGCGCGGTGTTTGCTTCTTGCTGTAGCTCGGATCCCAGTATTTTTTGTTGCAAAGCGGTGTACTGCTTGGCAAACTGTAGTAATGAGTTGCCAGGGCTCACGTACCGCTTCAAAACAGCATTGAACCCCTCACTGCGCTGTGTAGTCTGCAGAAACGGGAAGAGGCACTGCATGAAGTAGGCCGGCACCCAGTACATTCGCTTCTCCCACAAGCTAGCAAGTGTCTCGTGGTCTTGGACTTGATATGTTTCAATCATAGCCATCCAGCTCCTTTCAAACTCCTCCACCGTCAAGCTATGGCCCACGCACAGCTCGAATGCCTTGTGCAGGTCTGGACGGTCAGCAAAGAACGGTCCTAGTGTCTCCTCAGCCTTCTTTATAATGTGCCACCTGCAGTGCCTGTGCACTGCCAACGGAAAGACCTCCTCTACGCCTGCACGCATGCTCAAATCCTGGTCTGTTATTATGTTCATCGGAGCAAGTCCACCCATGCACTCCAAGAAGGACTTGAACATCCAAACGTACCCATCCGTGTCTTTGTTCCGAACGAGCCCGCATCCGAACTGCAACGACTCATTGTGGTTATTTATTCCTATGAATGGAGCGCACGGCATCTTGTACATATTAGTGAGATATGTCGCGTCGAATGAAATGCAATCTCGGAAATGTTTATAGGCTCTTCTTGCAGCACCATCCACCCAACACATGTTCCTGACTCGGTCCTCATCGTCCAATCTTATCCCGTAGAAGAAATCTGGATCTTCCTTTGCTTTCTCATCGAAGTAGGCCATTGTGGCCTCTATGTCAGCCAACTTGCTCTCTCTACGGTACTTTGCCTTTAGGTTTGTGACGTCAGCTGGTATGTAGGGCATGCTACTCAAAGTCCCTTTTTTGCTGTGGACGAGTGATAGTATCTGGACCATTCTTGATGGACCGACGTAACAATCATGTAGCAGATTTATGAATTTCTTCTCGAGGGGGGTGAATCCTCTATGGGCGGTCAAAAATTTTACCAGGTCGAACTTCTTTATGAGTTTGTGGTTGTGCTCGTCAAAATATTCAGTGACCACCCATTGTGCTCCATCTACGTTTAGCTTACACCGGACAGGGCATTCCGTCTTGAGAATGATACCTCTCTTTCGTTCCGGAACGACAGGCGCAACACCTTTCCCCTTGTTGTTCCTTCGTGCCTTGTGGAACCTCATCTCACCTCTGCTGTACTCGTTAGTTTTCTTAATTTTCCTATGGTATTCGGTGTTGACCGCAAATCCATGGAACTTTGCATATGTCTGGTAGAATTCCTTTGCCTCTGCGAACGATCCAAATCTCTGCCCAACGTAAGGTGGCTGAGGTACCACGATCTCTGATTGCCCACCATCTTCATCCCCTTGTGCTTCGTCATCAGTTTCATCATTCACTTCAGTATCGGCGGCACTTTCATCTACTTGAGTGTTGCCAGTGCTTGTGTTCAAAGGTGTGCTTGTCGGCATTGCTGGAATGATTGCCATTTCCGACTCTGACTCAGCATTGTTTGCAGCATGATCGTTGGCTGGCTGGTGGAACGCGTCTTCCGTGCACTCAGAGCTCCCCGCAGTAGATGTCCCCACGCCGCTGTTGATTGTAGTTGAAGGCCTTGTAATAAAAAAAACAGGTACGATCGTAAGTTTTTGCTTGAATGACATGTTTATCGTAACAGAGTACATAAACTGCAAGTGATTTGGCATGACATCATTCAAACAGCAAGCCGTGAGTCTGCATGTGGACatgcatggcaactgtagttctcCAGTCATGGCAGCTACAGTCCAACAAACATGGAAACTACTATTGCCAATGCATGGCAACCAGCTCCTTTCAGTACCAAAACTTGGATTCTATATCAATGGCAGCTGCAGTCCTACATACATGGCAAACACTGTTGCCAATACATGGCAACCAGTATATTCTAGCATCAAAACTTTGTATTCTAGGCTTGAGCTCACTAGGCAAATGCGATCAACCATTAGTGCTGCACACATGCTTTTAGAAATTGGCAAATCCCGAAGACAATATATGAGTCATTGCACACGACCACTTGTTAGCGTTTTCTGTTTGATTTTTTCCACCATCACTGCTACAAATCTTCTTTTCCTCACATGCTATTCCCACAAAAACAAATGCAGTGCTGTTTTTGTGGTTCAAATTCCCTTACCTTGTTGTGCCGCATGTGCCCATCTTGTGTGGTCTGTCACACCAAATTGACGTGCTCTGTCTGCAATCTGTGAAGCTTGCCATGAGACGTTTGCCGAGGTAGCACCACCGTAATAACCTGTAATCATGGTAGTAGTTGGTCAatgcatggcaactgtagtttcTTCAACATGGAACATGCAGTGGTCCAACCATGCCACACAGATTTGTTCACACTTTGCCATCCACAGTTGTTTGTACATTGCAATCACATTTTTGATCATACATGTCAACTGCAGTTTGTCCTGGCATGGCAACTACAGTTTGTCCTGGCATGGCAACTACAGCTGTCCTGGCATGGCAACTGCAGCTGTCCtggcatggcaactgcagtttgtcctggcatggcaactgcagctgtcctggcatggcaactgcagctgtccaggcatggcaactgcagctgtccagggatggcaactgcagctgtccagggatggcaactgcagttgttcAGTCATGGCAACTGCATTTTGTCAACTATGCTCCTTCTGCTAATTCACCGTCTGCAACCTCACTTTTTATCGACTCACCTGTGTATGACGTCGATGGCAGGTACATGGGTGCCGCCTGATGCCACGTGCCGCATGAAGGTTCTGCATTTTTCCCGACATAACTCGTGAGTCTTTTGCCATCCTTTGCAAGTTTATTTTTCATGTCCACACCAGTATGTTTTCATTTTTCGTATGCGTTACCTTGATTTGCCACATTAGCTAGTTGAAGTTGGCTGCCCGTACATTTGTCAGTGTTAGCGCCCAGTGACTGAACTTGCCGTGGTGCCCCCCTGAGTGTGTTTTGGTCATAAGAACCTGCGAAAATGACAGTGTAGGACATAAGTAGAATGTCATCTTCATCATCGCGAACATGGCAAATGTTCTTTTCTTTGTTATCATGCATCATACCGATGCCTGCGTACTGCTCTAGTAGTGGCAGCAACGGCCCTGCAGAAATGAGTTGACTGTACTCTGCTGCATCCCAAGGGGGCGTTTCTGGCCTTTGAGAAACCCAAGGATCAGCGCCATCTTCGTGATTCATTCTTTCCGCATTTTGTTTCTGCCAATGTGTTCTCAATCACTGCATGAACAAGAATGCATCAACAAATCCGCAAAAATGTATTCTTCTACTGCTTGCACGTACAAGATAACATGGCAGTCTTATCACATTTTCATGCGTAGGCAACCAACACATCATGGCAAGTAGGACATGCACATCCACTCTCTTTTCTAAAATCTGCGTGCCAGCTATCCTTTCAATTCGATGGCAACAACCACCACAATAGGATGGCAAGCAACAGGTTAACATGGTGGCAGTTAACGACAACGATAGGTGGCAACTCACGTTAGACACAAGTGGCAACTAATTTTCCTACCCCCCCTTTATTCCAAATATCTCATTTTCTCTCCCTTTTTTAGGGATTCCTACGCATCCATTCATCACCAACTACTTGCACCAAGCGAACTGAGAACTTAAGCTTAACTCTAGCGTAGTACATGGCAGATCTGGTGTATGCTGCTTGGCAAATGCGAAGACACACAAAACCATGTAGTGTTTTGCCCTGATAGCGTCGATCCAGTCGCCACCTTCGTTGGTAATTTTGCAATTTTCTGCCCAGAA
This genomic window from Aegilops tauschii subsp. strangulata cultivar AL8/78 chromosome 4, Aet v6.0, whole genome shotgun sequence contains:
- the LOC109758086 gene encoding protein FAR1-RELATED SEQUENCE 5-like, coding for MAIIPAMPTSTPLNTSTGNTQVDESAADTEVNDETDDEAQGDEDGGQSEIVVPQPPYVGQRFGSFAEAKEFYQTYAKFHGFAVNTEYHRKIKKTNEYSRGEMRFHKARRNNKGKGVAPVVPERKRGIILKTECPVRCKLNVDGAQWVVTEYFDEHNHKLIKKFDLVKFLTAHRGFTPLEKKFINLLHDCYVGPSRMVQILSLVHSKKGTLSSMPYIPADVTNLKAKYRRESKLADIEATMAYFDEKAKEDPDFFYGIRLDDEDRVRNMCWVDGAARRAYKHFRDCISFDATYLTNMYKMPCAPFIGINNHNESLQFGCGLVRNKDTDGYVWMFKSFLECMGGLAPMNIITDQDLSMRAGVEEVFPLAVHRHCRWHIIKKAEETLGPFFADRPDLHKAFELCVGHSLTVEEFERSWMAMIETYQVQDHETLASLWEKRMYWVPAYFMQCLFPFLQTTQRSEGFNAVLKRYVSPGNSLLQFAKQYTALQQKILGSELQQEANTALKLPKNLTYLPMERQMSKIYTNMIFNK